One Pseudobutyrivibrio xylanivorans genomic window, TAGTATTTGCAAAAGATTTTGGAAGCCAGCTCCAATAACAACATCCTCTTTTGTGCAGATTATATTTCTAGTGCGACGCACATATTTTACAATCTCCTCCCTCAAATCCTCCTCTCCTTGATTGTCGGCATATGAAAGAAGCCTGTCTTCCTGTCTCAGAGCAGATTTCATATACCGTCTCCACAAATCAAGGCATGACACCAGTTTATCCTCTCCAATAGTAGCAAAATCATATTTTATTATTCTGTCTTCGCTTATTTTTGAGTTTGTGGCTGCTTTATCCTCCAGATGGTTGCGTTTAGCCATCTCCGAAACAAAAAAACCGACTTTCTCTACAGAATATATATATCCATCTGCTGCGAGCTGTTGATATGCTGTTTCAACTGAAGTCTTACTTACATCAAGTGATTTTTCGCACTCTCTTATAGATGGCATTTTCTGCCCTATCTCTAGCCCTCCATTACGTATTTGATTTATGTAATATTCATATACTTTTTCATATATCTTCATATCTGTCCCCTAAAAAATAATTGTATTTGAGCATTTCTTCGATAACAGTTTGATGGTATTATAGCTCCAACATAAGAGCAGGAAAAGTACTTTTTCATTTTACGACATAGGAGGATTCATCATGAGCGACACAACATTATCTATTACAAACACTGATAAGACTAGAAAAATGATTTTTGCAGCGCTTTTTGCCTCACTTACCTGTGTCTCTACGATGATTATCAAAATTCCTACACCTACTAATGGCTACATTCATCCAGGAGACGGATTTGTTCTACTTAGCAGTTTATTGCTTGGTCCAGTTTGGGGAACTCTTGCAGCTGGTATCGGCTCAGCCCTTTCAGATTTGATTGGAGGCTATTTCATTTATGTTCCTGCCACCTTTATTATTAAATCCCTCACAGCTTTAGTTGGTTACTATGTCTTTCATTTTCTACTTCGACTTATTGGTACTAATACTAATGCACCGCAGCTTATTTTAGGCGGTATCGCAGGGGAGTTCATTATGGTTGCTGGGTATTTTCTTTTTGAAATTTTTATGCTATCAGTTTTGAATGATACAAGTCTTGAAGCTTCAACAATAGCTTCTGCTGCGAGTATCATTCCAAATATAATTCAGGCTATGTTTGGAGTTATTATCTCCACAATTTTATATCCTATCCTATTCAAAAAGCTGCCTATTTAAGGCAGCTTTTCTAATATCACTATTTCATTTTCTGTCACATGGCAAGGGAGGTTCAATACCTCTACTCCAATATCTATAGCCTCTTTTAATGCAACTCCAAACTCTGGATGTGTTTCAATATTAGGTCTCACCTCCGTTATGCTATTCACTTGAATCACAAAAGCAACCATGGCTTTATATCCCTTTTTAGTTGCCCCAGCCAACTCTCGTAAATGTTTTACTCCACGTTCTGTCGGAGCATCTGGAAAATAACCAATTCCGTCTTTTATCAACGTGCAGCCTTTCACTTCAAGCAAATACTTGTCTTCGCCCTTTTCCATATAAAAATCAATTCTTGAATTTCCATGCTTGTATTCAGGAATAACCAAATCATAATCCTGCTTCATCAGCCATTCTTTTACTACCGCATTTGGGGCCTGTGAATCGATATTTATTATCCCAATTGGGGTATCTACTGCCACCAAATCATAAAGTGTTTTGCGTTCAGGGTTATTTGCCTTTTCTAAATATACTGTCCTTCCAGGAATTAATAGTTCCTTACATCTGCCTGTATTTTTCACATGAACTGTGATTTCCTTGCCTTCTATTTCAACCTGTGCAATAAATCGATTTGGCCTAGATAAGAATTTTGCTTCAACAATTTCTTTATACTTCATTAAATAGCCCCTAACTGCATTCTGTAATATTTTTCATATAAGCCGCCTTCTTTTATCAGCTGCTTGTGTGTTCCACGTTCTTTTATTCCGTCACCATCTAATACAATTATTTCATCTGCACCAAGGATTGTTGATAAGCGATGAGCAATAGTTATAGTTGTCCTTCCCACTGCAAGCTTATCAAGGCTTTCCTGTATGTATCGCTCACTTTCGTTGTCAAGGGCGCTAGTGGCCTCATCCAAAATAAGAATCGGCGGATTCTTTAGGAATACACGTGAAATAGATATACGTTGCTTTTGTCCTCCAGAAAGCCTTGTTCCTCGCTCACCTACCTCTGTGTCAAAACCATTTGGAAGGCTTTCTATGAAATCAAGAAGGTCCGCGTTCTTTGCAGCCTCTACTATTTCATCCATTGTGGCATCTGGCTTTCCATAAGCTATGTTCTCCTTTATAGTTCCGTTAAACAGATAAACATCCTGCTGTACGATGCCAATGTAGGAACGAAGGGATTTCTGTGTAACCGTCTTTACATCTACTCCATCTATGCACACCTGTCCTCCAGTCACATCATAAAATCTTGGTATCAAAGCACAAAGTGTAGTCTTTCCTCCTCCAGAAGGTCCTACAATGGCCACTGATTTTCCTGCATCAACATGGAGATCGATATTTTCCAGAACTGTCTCCTCTTCCTCGTAAGAGAATGACACATTCTTAAAATCAATCACACCAGTAACATCTTTAAGCTCTTTAGCATCTGGTCTATCTACTATTTCAGGCATTGTATCCATGACCTCTATAAAACGTTCAAATCCAGCCAACCCCTTTTGGAGCTGTTCTGTAAATTCCACAAGTACATTTACTGGATTAATAAAAATATTAATATAAAGGGCATAAATGGCCAAATCCTCGCCCGTCAGCTGTCCTTTAGCAATGAAGCATCCTCCTGCCACTAATACCGTTATAAACATAAGTCCTTCAAAGAGGCTGTTTCCCGCATTAAAGGTTCCCATAAGGATGTAATTCTGTTTCTTAGAAGATAGGAATGATATATTGCTTTTATCAAACTTTTCTGTCTCAATATCTTCACCCGTGAAGGACTTTACTACTCTGATTCCACCAAGAGTATCCTGAAGTGATGAATTAATTCCAGCAATCTTCTTGCGATTATCTGCAAATGTAGCACGCATCTTCCTATTCTGCTTAATTGCAAATATCGCCATAAAGAATACCACTACCATCAGACAGCTAGTCATTGGCACATTAATTCTCATCAAAAGAATTAATGAACCAATTATCTTAATTACTGAAATAAAAATATTCTCTGGGCCATGATGTGCAAGCTCCGAAATATCAAATAAATCAGATACCAGCTTACTCATCATCTCTCCAGTGTTGTGATTGTCATAATATGAAAAAGAGAATGCCTCATATCGTTCAAAAAGCTCACGTCTCATCCCAGATTCCATTTGGGCTCCCATCATATGCCCTTGATAACTGACATAATATCTACATGCGCTTCTAACGATATACATAGCAAGCAACAGAAACGCAATCATTCCAAGCTTACTGAGGATTACCTCTGGAGCCTCAAGAAAAAGAGTAGCTCTTAATATCCTTAGAAACTGCGGAAATGTAAGATCAATGATTGAAAGTACTGTAGCACATATCAAATCTAAAACGAATACACCTATATATGGTTTGTAATATGGGATAAATCTTTTGATAAGCTTCACCTGGTGCCTCCTTATTTTCTCTGTCTATACTTTATCTCCAAATCTGTTCCTTAAATTATAGCTATTCCGTAATTGTAATTCAAAGAAATAATACCTATAATTTCACTGAATAAACTAATTCTTGAGAGGTACATTATGATTAAAACAATAATTTTTGACATTGGTGGCGTTCTAATCGGATACGACTGGACTAAATATCTGATGAAGGAATTTGATTATGATGAAGTTCTTGTAGAAAAAATTAAAGCTAATGTATTTGGCAATCATAAATGGGATGAAGTAGATAGAGGTGTTCTTACGAACGAAGAACTTGAACAGCTCTTTACCAAAGATGCTCCCGAGATTAAAGAAGAAATTCTTCATTTTTGGCATACTGCTGGAAATGCCCTTTGGCAGTATGATTTTGCAAAAGATTGGATAAATGAACTTAAAAATAGAGGCTATCAAGTCCTTTTCCTTTCCAACTGGTCATCACACTTAAGAGAGCTTGCAGTAAAGCAGCTTGATTTCCTGCCTCTTCTTGATGGTGGTGTCTTCTCATACGAAGTGAAACTTATCAAGCCAGACCACGCTATCTACCAGACCATTGTTGATAAGTACAATCTTAATCCCTCAGAATGTGTATTTCTTGATGACAGTGAAAGAAACGTCATCGGAGCCAGAGAATTTGGAATGAATGCGGTTTGGGTTGAAAATAAAAACCACGATATTGCTGTTAATGGATTAGAAGAGCTGCTGTCAACTTCATAGAGACTTCGTTCTTTTAATTCTTTTCTTAGCAGGAGTAATCGCATTTTGTGGACACACTAATAGACAAAGATGACAACCAACACACTTGCTGCCATCTAGCTTTGGTATACGATTTTCAAATTTGATAGCCTGATGGCCACCATCATTGCAGGAAATCATACAGCGTCCACAGCCAATGCACTTATCCGAAATGAACTTAGGAAACAGAATCGTATCTCGTTCCAAAACGTCGGTGCTATCGCTGACTAAATCAATTCCCGCTCCAATTATATCTTTTATTGAATTGTATCCCATCTGAGTAAGATAGTAATTCAATCCAGCCTTCAAATCATCAATTATTCTATATCCATACTGCATTACTGCAGTAGTTATCTGAATTGACCCTGCTCCTAGGGTAATAAATTCAAGAGCATCTTTCCAGGTTTCAACACCACCCATTCCACTGATATGTATGCTCTTGAGTTTTGGATTCTGAGCTATTTCTGATATAAATCTCAGAGCAATTGGTTTTACCGCATTTCCGCTATATCCACCCAATGCAGACTGCCCATGCACTGCTGGTTCAGGAACAAATGTAATAGGATTAACACCAGTAATACTTTTGATTGTATTTATAGCAGCGATTCCGTCTGCGCCCCCTCTAAGAGCAGCCTCAGCCGCTGGACTCATTGTGGCAACATTAGGAGTTAATTTTGCAAGAACTGGAATTGAACAACTGCTTTTTGCAGCCCTGGTGTATTGTTCCACAAGCTCTGGAATCTGCCCTATATCCGAGCCTAGTCCATCCTCCTGCATATTCGGGCAGGAAAAATTAAGTTCGATGGCATCCGCTCCATTTTCCTGGCACAATCGCGCCAACTCCCCCCACTCTGCTTCATCCTGTCCCATGATAGAAGCCAAAATGAACTTTGTAGGATAATTCTTCTTTAATCTCCTAAAAATCTCCATGTTTTCAGCTACGCTATGGTCAGAAAGCTGCTCGATATTTTTAAAACCGATTATACTTCCATTGTCTCCTGTTATTGCTGAAAAACGAGGCGAAGCCTCATGTATCTCAAAGGAACAAATGGTCTTAAAGCATATTCCGGCCCACCCCGCTTCAAAGGCTCTGGCACACATATCATAAGTTGATGCCACTACCGATGAAGAGAGCATAAAAGGATTATCCAGTGGAATTCCACATAATTCACACTTTAATCTGTTCTCATCTGCTGGTATCTCAATCTCTACTTCAGGTCGAACTGTCTCATGCAGTCTTGTCATCAAATCTTTTATTTTTACATCACCGCTTTTTACACATGCTTTTTCGCATGGTGCAGCACAATTAGCACAGGGATTCTCTAATGGAATTTCAAGAGCAGCGATGTCCTCATTACCAAACCAAACATGTCTTAATATCTCGCCTGGCTGCATAAATACGCAGGCCATATTGCATGGTCCGTCATAACATAATACGCAACTAATCATATCAGAACGTTTAACTATATTTTTTATGACCATAAGATTCCCTCATAATTTACAGACAATATATAGTAACAGCTTAATAATACAATAAAATTATGTCAGTTTTAGGTTCTTATGTTATACGTTTTCTATTTTGGCACACACGTGTGCCAAAACTATCTTTCTATAATTTTAGCATACTAAAATATAGCAGTCACTCTGAGAAATGCTTCGAATTTCTCAGAGGATACTGCTGTCGCCGTACCCCACATAAAAAGAGGAGCCAAACCCTCTTGGAAATAAATTTCCATCAGATTTGACTCCTCTTTTTATATGCTGCTACTTCTCGTAGCTACGCTTCTAATCCTGTACGTATGGCATAAGTGCAACGCGACTTACTGTCCAATAATAAGGACGCATTCTCAGTCACTATTGGTAACTATGCCCCCGACTCGTAAATAGATAAAAGCATTATTAAGTACTATTAGTCTTTATAAACCATAAAAAATAGGTCTATAGATATGTACTTTCATTATATATATGTCCGAAGAAAGAGCTCCTTCTAAAAATCCTTCCATTTCGCAGATAGATTCTGCATCGCTTCCTTCTTCTTTTCATCAGTGCATTCAGCGTATACTTCCATAGTGGTTTTGATGTTCTTATGGCCCATTACACTCTGAATCACTTTTAAATTAGTTTCGTTCTCACAAAATCGAGTACAGAAGGTGTGTCTCAAATAGTGACATGAGAAGTGTGGTAACAACTCTGGCTCTCTTCGCTCTCTGGCTGCTCGTACCTCTTCCTTCATATTGTAAGCCTCTGTGATACGTCTGATAGCTGCATTGATATTCTGCTCTGATAGAACATTTCCCTGTTCATTCTTAAAAATGAAACCGCTCATTCCATCTATCTCTGTTTCATTGAAGCCTGTCTCACACTGTTCCTTGTACACTCTATCAAATGCTTCGTATACCTGATCCAGCATCGGAATTGTTCTAATACCTGCCTCAGTCTTTGGAAGTGATACCGTCATTCTTTCCTTCTTATTAAATCGACTTTTCTTAGCTCTAACCAATGCGTGATTAATGCTAATCATTCGATTTTCCATATCGATATCTTCCCAACGAAGCCCTATAAACTCACCACAACGACAACCAGTACCTAATAATACTGTAAAAGCTGGACTCCAATGATCAAATACTGGATGACCATCAATGAAATCCATAAAAGCCTTCTGCTGGTTGATAGTAAGAGCATTTCTAACACCCTTATTCTTACCAAGCTCAGCTGACATCTCATGATAAGCATCATTACATGGATTACTTCTTATTATTTCATCCCTAACTGCCATCTGAAATGTAGGATGCAAACAGCAATGTATGGTTCCTACTGTATTAGGCTTTATCTTGTCGTCCTCGACTAGCTGCTGATAGAACTTCTTAACATCAGAGAACTTGATATCTCCAATCAGCCTTTCACCAAAGCCTTTTCTAACATGAGCATTATACATAAGCTCGTAGTTTGTCTTAGTTGTCATTCTCAGATTGGTCTTTACTGCCATGTATCTGTCGAATGCCTGGTTTACTGTAACATGTCCTCTTATATAATTATCAATCCCATCTAGCTGGTCTCGTTTGATTTCGTCTTCTCGTTCGCGCAGCTTCATCAAGTCTACTGAATAGATAGTCCTGC contains:
- a CDS encoding ECF transporter S component, with protein sequence MSDTTLSITNTDKTRKMIFAALFASLTCVSTMIIKIPTPTNGYIHPGDGFVLLSSLLLGPVWGTLAAGIGSALSDLIGGYFIYVPATFIIKSLTALVGYYVFHFLLRLIGTNTNAPQLILGGIAGEFIMVAGYFLFEIFMLSVLNDTSLEASTIASAASIIPNIIQAMFGVIISTILYPILFKKLPI
- the sfsA gene encoding DNA/RNA nuclease SfsA, coding for MKYKEIVEAKFLSRPNRFIAQVEIEGKEITVHVKNTGRCKELLIPGRTVYLEKANNPERKTLYDLVAVDTPIGIINIDSQAPNAVVKEWLMKQDYDLVIPEYKHGNSRIDFYMEKGEDKYLLEVKGCTLIKDGIGYFPDAPTERGVKHLRELAGATKKGYKAMVAFVIQVNSITEVRPNIETHPEFGVALKEAIDIGVEVLNLPCHVTENEIVILEKLP
- a CDS encoding ABC transporter ATP-binding protein, producing the protein MKLIKRFIPYYKPYIGVFVLDLICATVLSIIDLTFPQFLRILRATLFLEAPEVILSKLGMIAFLLLAMYIVRSACRYYVSYQGHMMGAQMESGMRRELFERYEAFSFSYYDNHNTGEMMSKLVSDLFDISELAHHGPENIFISVIKIIGSLILLMRINVPMTSCLMVVVFFMAIFAIKQNRKMRATFADNRKKIAGINSSLQDTLGGIRVVKSFTGEDIETEKFDKSNISFLSSKKQNYILMGTFNAGNSLFEGLMFITVLVAGGCFIAKGQLTGEDLAIYALYINIFINPVNVLVEFTEQLQKGLAGFERFIEVMDTMPEIVDRPDAKELKDVTGVIDFKNVSFSYEEEETVLENIDLHVDAGKSVAIVGPSGGGKTTLCALIPRFYDVTGGQVCIDGVDVKTVTQKSLRSYIGIVQQDVYLFNGTIKENIAYGKPDATMDEIVEAAKNADLLDFIESLPNGFDTEVGERGTRLSGGQKQRISISRVFLKNPPILILDEATSALDNESERYIQESLDKLAVGRTTITIAHRLSTILGADEIIVLDGDGIKERGTHKQLIKEGGLYEKYYRMQLGAI
- a CDS encoding HAD family hydrolase — encoded protein: MIKTIIFDIGGVLIGYDWTKYLMKEFDYDEVLVEKIKANVFGNHKWDEVDRGVLTNEELEQLFTKDAPEIKEEILHFWHTAGNALWQYDFAKDWINELKNRGYQVLFLSNWSSHLRELAVKQLDFLPLLDGGVFSYEVKLIKPDHAIYQTIVDKYNLNPSECVFLDDSERNVIGAREFGMNAVWVENKNHDIAVNGLEELLSTS
- the preA gene encoding NAD-dependent dihydropyrimidine dehydrogenase subunit PreA, with protein sequence MVIKNIVKRSDMISCVLCYDGPCNMACVFMQPGEILRHVWFGNEDIAALEIPLENPCANCAAPCEKACVKSGDVKIKDLMTRLHETVRPEVEIEIPADENRLKCELCGIPLDNPFMLSSSVVASTYDMCARAFEAGWAGICFKTICSFEIHEASPRFSAITGDNGSIIGFKNIEQLSDHSVAENMEIFRRLKKNYPTKFILASIMGQDEAEWGELARLCQENGADAIELNFSCPNMQEDGLGSDIGQIPELVEQYTRAAKSSCSIPVLAKLTPNVATMSPAAEAALRGGADGIAAINTIKSITGVNPITFVPEPAVHGQSALGGYSGNAVKPIALRFISEIAQNPKLKSIHISGMGGVETWKDALEFITLGAGSIQITTAVMQYGYRIIDDLKAGLNYYLTQMGYNSIKDIIGAGIDLVSDSTDVLERDTILFPKFISDKCIGCGRCMISCNDGGHQAIKFENRIPKLDGSKCVGCHLCLLVCPQNAITPAKKRIKRTKSL
- a CDS encoding tyrosine-type recombinase/integrase, with the protein product MAKARKDNKGRVLRTGEQYRPKEGRYLYTYLDSRKKRRTIYSVDLMKLREREDEIKRDQLDGIDNYIRGHVTVNQAFDRYMAVKTNLRMTTKTNYELMYNAHVRKGFGERLIGDIKFSDVKKFYQQLVEDDKIKPNTVGTIHCCLHPTFQMAVRDEIIRSNPCNDAYHEMSAELGKNKGVRNALTINQQKAFMDFIDGHPVFDHWSPAFTVLLGTGCRCGEFIGLRWEDIDMENRMISINHALVRAKKSRFNKKERMTVSLPKTEAGIRTIPMLDQVYEAFDRVYKEQCETGFNETEIDGMSGFIFKNEQGNVLSEQNINAAIRRITEAYNMKEEVRAARERREPELLPHFSCHYLRHTFCTRFCENETNLKVIQSVMGHKNIKTTMEVYAECTDEKKKEAMQNLSAKWKDF